A single genomic interval of Chrysemys picta bellii isolate R12L10 chromosome 8, ASM1138683v2, whole genome shotgun sequence harbors:
- the PWWP2A gene encoding PWWP domain-containing protein 2A isoform X5, whose translation MQLQSKPFQDETQVKCEASGAIPDDSSPIQPSEPSLAKSLWTSKPPPLFHEGAPYPPPLFIRDTYNQSIPQPPPRKIKRPKRKMYREEPTSIMNAIKLRPRQVLCDKCKNSVVAEKKEIKKSGNASDCLKYEDHKKRRNESVTTVNKKIKTDHKIDGKSQNESQKRNAVVKVSNIAHSRSKVVKVSAQANTSKAQLNTKKVLQSKNMDHAKAREVLKMAKEKAQKKQSATSTSKNAHSKVHFTRRLQNTSSGSLPPRLRLKPQRYRNEENDSSLKTGLEKIRSGKMATKPQSRCSSTRSAGEAPSENQSPSEGPEEASSEVQDTSEVHVTVDQDEHQTLGKRGSKSNITVYMTLNQKKSDSSSASVCSSDSTDDLKSTNSECSSTESFDFPPGSMHAPSSSSSSSSSSKEEKKLSNSLKMKVFSKNVSKCVTPDGRTICVGDIVWAKIYGFPWWPARILTITVSRKDNGLLVRQEARISWFGSPTTSFLALSQLSPFLENFQSRFNKKRKGLYRKAITEAAKAAKQLTPEVRALLTQFET comes from the coding sequence ATGCAGCTCCAAAGTAAACCATTCCAAGATGAGACACAGGTGAAGTGTGAAGCCAGTGGTGCAATCCCTGATGACTCTTCTCCGATTCAGCCATCAGAACCTAGCCTCGCTAAAAGCCTATGGACTTCTAAACCACCTCCCCTCTTCCATGAGGGAGCGCCATATCCTCCTCCTTTGTTTATCAGGGACACGTATAACCAATCAATACCTCAGCCTCCGCCCCGAAAAATTAAGCGGCCCAAGCGGAAAATGTACAGGGAGGAACCCACTTCTATTATGAATGCTATCAAATTACGACCTAGGCAAGTCTTATGTGACAAATGTAAAAACAGTGTTGTTGcggaaaaaaaagaaattaaaaaaagtgGCAATGCAAGTGACTGCTTAAAATATGAGGATCATAAAAAGCGAAGAAATGAGAGTGTAACTActgtgaataaaaaaattaaaactgaccATAAAATAGATGGAAAAAGCCAAAATGAAAGCCAGAAAAGAAATGCTGTGGTCAAAGTTTCAAATATTGCCCACAGCAGAAGCAAAGTAGTTAAAGTTTCTGCTCAAGCAAACACTTCGAAAGCTCAGTTAAATACTAAAAAAGTTCTCCAGAGCAAAAACATGGATCATGCAAAAGCTCGGGAAGTTTTGAAAATGGCCAAAGAGAAGGCACAAAAGAAACAGAGTGCAACTTCCACTTCCAAAAATGCACATTCAAAGGTCCATTTTACACGACGTCTTCAGAACACCAGCTCAGGTTCCCTCCCACCCCGATTGCGTTTAAAACCACAAAGGTACCGGAATGAAGAAAATGACTCATCTCTCAAGACAGGACTTGAGAAAATACGGAGTGGCAAGATGGCAACTAAGCCCCAGTCTCGCTGCTCCTCCACCCGCTCAGCAGGTGAGGCCCCTTCAGAAAATCAGAGCCCCTCAGAAGGCCCTGAAGAGGCCAGCAGTGAGGTTCAGGACACAAGTGAAGTGCATGTAACTGTTGATCAGGATGAACACCAGACATTGGGCAAGAGAGGCAGCAAAAGCAATATAACAGTTTACATGACCCTTAATCAAAAGAAATCTGACTCTTCCAGTGCATCAGTGTGTAGTAGTGATAGCACAGATGATTTGAAATCCACCAACTCTGAGTGTAGTTCTACTGAAAGCTTTGATTTTCCTCCAGGCAGCATGCATgcaccttcttcttcctcctcctcctcctcctcttcaaaggaagagaaaaagcTCAGTAATTCCTTGAAAATGAAAGTCTTTTCCAAAAACGTCTCTAAATGTGTCACACCAGATGGCAGGACCATATGTGTAGGGGACATTGTTTGGGCCAAGATTTATGGCTTCCCTTGGTGGCCAGCCCGTATTCTTACTATAACTGTGAGCCGGAAAGATAATGGCCTTTTAGTTCGACAGGAGGCCCGCATTTCGTGGTTTGGGTCCCCAACAACATCTTTTCTTGCTCTTTCACAACTGTCCCCCTTTTTAGAAAACTTTCAGTCGCGCTTTAATAAGAAGAGAAAGGGCCTTTACCGCAAGGCCATCACAGAGGCAGCTAAGGCTGCTAAGCAGCTGACTCCCGAAGTTCGGGCCCTGCTGACACAGTTTGAAACGTGA